From Cellulophaga lytica DSM 7489, a single genomic window includes:
- the carA gene encoding glutamine-hydrolyzing carbamoyl-phosphate synthase small subunit, whose product MKYQARKKALILLADGTIFHGKAVGDAEGTAFGEVCFNTGMTGYQEIFTDPSYFGQIMVTTNAHIGNYGTNEEEVESNSVKISGLVCKNFSYDYSRVDANASLQEFLNNSNLFAISDVDTRALVSYIRDNGAMNAVISTDVDNIESLKEQLANVPSMEGLELSSKVSTKEPYFYGDENAKYKIAALDIGIKKNILRNLAKRDAYIKVYPYNASYKELSSFNPDGYFISNGPGDPEPLTDAIQTAKDIIANNNPLFGICLGHQVIALANGVSTYKMHNGHRGINHPVMNITTGKGEITSQNHGFAINREETEANAELEITHKHLNDNTVAGIKMKNKNVFSVQYHPEASPGPNDSNYLFDNFFELIKNSQN is encoded by the coding sequence GTGAAATATCAAGCAAGAAAAAAAGCGCTAATTTTATTAGCAGACGGTACAATTTTTCACGGAAAAGCTGTTGGTGATGCAGAAGGTACTGCATTTGGTGAGGTTTGTTTTAATACTGGTATGACAGGGTACCAAGAAATTTTTACAGATCCATCTTATTTTGGACAAATAATGGTAACTACTAATGCACACATTGGTAATTATGGTACAAACGAAGAAGAAGTAGAGTCTAACTCTGTGAAAATCTCAGGTCTTGTTTGTAAAAATTTTAGTTATGATTATTCTAGAGTTGATGCAAATGCTAGTTTGCAAGAATTTTTAAATAACAGTAACCTTTTTGCTATTTCTGATGTAGATACAAGAGCTTTAGTTAGTTATATTAGAGATAATGGTGCAATGAATGCTGTAATTTCTACAGATGTAGATAATATAGAAAGTTTAAAAGAGCAATTGGCAAATGTTCCTAGTATGGAAGGTTTAGAACTTTCTTCTAAAGTATCTACTAAAGAACCTTATTTTTATGGAGACGAAAATGCTAAATATAAAATTGCAGCTTTAGATATAGGAATAAAGAAAAATATACTTCGTAACCTAGCTAAAAGAGATGCATACATTAAGGTATATCCATACAATGCATCTTATAAAGAGTTAAGTTCTTTTAATCCTGATGGTTATTTTATATCTAATGGGCCAGGTGATCCAGAACCACTAACAGACGCTATACAAACAGCTAAAGATATTATAGCAAATAATAACCCATTATTTGGTATATGTTTGGGGCACCAAGTTATTGCTTTGGCTAATGGTGTTTCTACTTATAAAATGCATAATGGTCATAGGGGTATTAACCATCCTGTAATGAATATAACAACAGGTAAAGGAGAAATTACATCTCAAAATCACGGATTTGCTATTAATAGAGAAGAAACAGAGGCTAACGCTGAATTAGAAATTACACACAAACATTTAAATGATAATACCGTAGCAGGTATTAAAATGAAAAATAAGAATGTTTTTTCTGTTCAATATCATCCAGAAGCTAGCCCAGGACCAAATGATTCTAATTATTTGTTTGATAATTTTTTTGAATTAATAAAAAACAGTCAGAACTAA
- the eno gene encoding phosphopyruvate hydratase → MSIIINVHARQILDSRGNPTVEVDVYTENGVLGRAAVPSGASTGEHEAVELRDGGDIFMGKGVSNAVANVNTTIAEEIVGMSVFEQNLIDQTMIDLDGTPNKSKLGANAILGVSLAVAKAAANEMGMPLYRYVGGVSANTLPVPMMNIINGGSHSDAPIAFQEFMVMPVKAKNFTHAMQMGTEIFHHLKKVLHDRGLSTAVGDEGGFAPNLAGGTEDALDTIAKAVSNAGYKLGDEIMIALDCAAAEFFVDGKYDYTKFEGDKGVVRTSEEQAQYLADLSAKYPIISIEDGMDENDWDGWKSLTEKVGDKVQLVGDDLFVTNVERLSKGIKNNIANSILIKVNQIGTLTETIAAVTMAKNAGYTSVMSHRSGETEDNTIADLAVALNTGQIKTGSASRSDRMAKYNQLLRIEEELGTVAYYPQMDAFKIK, encoded by the coding sequence ATGAGTATTATCATAAATGTGCATGCAAGGCAAATATTAGATTCAAGAGGTAACCCTACAGTAGAAGTAGATGTTTATACAGAAAATGGCGTTTTAGGTAGAGCCGCAGTTCCTTCTGGAGCTTCTACAGGAGAACATGAAGCAGTAGAGCTTAGAGATGGTGGAGATATTTTTATGGGTAAAGGTGTTTCTAATGCCGTTGCTAATGTAAACACTACTATTGCAGAAGAAATTGTTGGAATGTCTGTTTTTGAACAAAACTTAATAGACCAAACAATGATAGATTTAGATGGTACTCCAAACAAATCTAAATTAGGAGCTAATGCTATTTTAGGTGTTTCTTTGGCTGTTGCAAAAGCTGCTGCTAATGAAATGGGTATGCCTTTATATAGATATGTTGGTGGTGTAAGTGCAAATACTTTACCAGTACCAATGATGAATATTATAAATGGAGGTTCTCACTCAGATGCACCTATTGCTTTTCAAGAATTTATGGTAATGCCCGTTAAAGCAAAAAACTTTACGCATGCAATGCAAATGGGTACAGAAATTTTTCATCATTTAAAGAAAGTTTTACATGATAGAGGATTAAGTACAGCAGTTGGTGATGAAGGTGGTTTTGCTCCAAATTTAGCAGGTGGTACAGAAGATGCTTTAGATACAATTGCTAAGGCTGTTTCTAATGCTGGCTATAAATTGGGTGATGAAATTATGATTGCTTTAGATTGTGCTGCTGCAGAATTTTTTGTGGATGGTAAGTATGATTATACTAAGTTTGAAGGTGATAAAGGTGTAGTAAGAACATCTGAAGAGCAAGCACAATACTTAGCAGATTTGTCTGCTAAATACCCAATAATTTCTATAGAAGATGGTATGGATGAGAATGACTGGGATGGCTGGAAGTCTTTAACAGAAAAAGTTGGAGATAAAGTACAGTTGGTTGGTGATGATTTGTTTGTTACAAACGTAGAGCGCTTGTCTAAGGGTATTAAAAATAACATTGCAAACTCTATTTTAATTAAAGTAAACCAAATAGGAACACTTACAGAAACAATTGCAGCTGTAACAATGGCTAAAAATGCAGGCTATACATCTGTAATGTCTCACCGTTCTGGAGAAACTGAAGATAATACAATTGCAGATTTAGCGGTTGCATTAAATACAGGTCAAATTAAAACAGGTTCTGCCTCTAGATCAGATCGTATGGCAAAATACAATCAATTATTGCGTATAGAAGAAGAATTAGGTACTGTTGCATATTACCCACAAATGGATGCATTTAAAATAAAATAA
- a CDS encoding citrate synthase: MSDKVTLEFKGNKYDFPIVEGTEKEQAIDIKTLRSATGLTTIDPGYKNTGSCESAITFLDGEKGILRYRGYSIEELAEKADFLEVAYLLIFGELPNTDQLAKFHSDIKKESHVDEEMKKILDGFPKSAHPMGVLSSLTSALIAFNPSSVNVTSENDMYHAIVRILAKFPVLVAWTLRKKKGLPLDYGDDSLGYVENIHKMMFKRPSEDYKSNKIVIDALDKLLILHADHEQNCSTSTVRIVGSSHAGLFASLSAGISALWGPLHGGANQAVLEMLEAIEADGGDTKKYMAKAKDKNDPFRLMGFGHRVYKNFDPRAKIIKVAADEVLNDLGIDDPILDIAKGLEKEALEDPYFVDRKLYPNVDFYSGIIYRALGIPTEMFTVMFALGRLPGWIAQWREMRLNNEPIGRPRQVYVGENHRSFVDVNKR; this comes from the coding sequence ATGTCAGATAAAGTTACTTTAGAATTTAAGGGAAATAAATATGATTTTCCAATAGTAGAAGGCACAGAGAAAGAACAGGCCATAGATATTAAAACATTACGTTCTGCAACCGGTTTAACTACAATAGATCCAGGATATAAAAATACAGGCTCTTGTGAAAGTGCTATTACATTTTTAGATGGTGAAAAAGGTATTTTAAGGTACCGTGGGTATTCTATTGAAGAGTTAGCTGAAAAAGCAGACTTTTTAGAGGTAGCTTATTTATTAATTTTTGGAGAATTACCTAACACAGATCAGTTAGCTAAATTTCATTCAGATATAAAAAAGGAGTCTCACGTAGATGAGGAGATGAAAAAGATTTTAGATGGCTTTCCAAAGTCTGCACACCCAATGGGCGTGTTATCATCTTTAACAAGTGCTTTAATAGCATTTAACCCATCTTCTGTAAATGTTACTTCAGAAAATGATATGTACCACGCAATAGTAAGAATTTTAGCTAAATTCCCTGTTTTAGTTGCTTGGACATTAAGAAAGAAAAAAGGTCTTCCGTTAGATTATGGAGATGATTCTTTAGGTTATGTAGAAAACATTCATAAAATGATGTTTAAAAGACCTAGTGAAGATTACAAGTCTAATAAAATTGTTATAGATGCATTAGACAAGCTATTAATTTTACACGCAGATCATGAGCAAAATTGTTCTACATCTACTGTAAGAATTGTAGGTTCTTCTCACGCAGGCTTATTTGCGTCATTATCTGCAGGTATTTCTGCTCTTTGGGGACCATTACACGGTGGTGCTAACCAAGCTGTATTAGAAATGTTAGAAGCTATTGAAGCAGATGGTGGAGACACTAAAAAATATATGGCTAAAGCTAAAGATAAAAATGATCCGTTTAGGTTAATGGGCTTTGGACACAGGGTTTATAAAAACTTTGATCCTAGAGCTAAGATTATTAAAGTAGCAGCAGATGAAGTTTTAAATGATTTAGGTATTGATGATCCAATTTTAGATATTGCTAAAGGATTAGAAAAAGAAGCTTTAGAAGATCCTTACTTTGTAGACCGTAAATTATACCCTAATGTAGATTTCTACTCAGGAATTATTTACAGAGCTTTAGGTATACCTACAGAAATGTTTACAGTAATGTTTGCTTTAGGTAGATTACCAGGCTGGATTGCTCAATGGAGAGAAATGAGATTAAATAATGAGCCAATTGGTAGACCAAGACAGGTTTATGTTGGTGAAAATCATAGATCTTTTGTAGATGTAAACAAAAGATAG
- a CDS encoding dimethylarginine dimethylaminohydrolase family protein, with translation MRQINVKNETSRLKTVVLGTAQSCGPTPTAEEAYDPKSLEHILAGTYPKEEDMIAEMNAFEAVLKKYNVEVLRPKLLKDCNQIFSRDIAFVIDDVFFRANILPDREEEYLAIQHIVDQINPEKVVELPEEAHIEGGDVMPWNNHIFIGTYTAENYSHHITARTNKLAVEQITKLFPNKTVKSFELRKSTNAKENALHLDCCFQPLGKNKAILHKNGFLVEEEYQWLVNFFGKENIFEITSDEMYQMFSNVFSISEEVIVSEKNFTRLNNWLREQGFTVEEIPYAEISKQEGLLRCSTLPLLRE, from the coding sequence ATGCGTCAAATAAATGTGAAAAACGAAACTTCTAGGTTAAAAACTGTTGTATTAGGTACAGCACAAAGTTGCGGGCCAACTCCAACAGCAGAGGAAGCTTATGATCCTAAGTCTTTAGAGCATATTTTAGCAGGTACATATCCAAAGGAAGAAGATATGATAGCAGAAATGAATGCTTTTGAGGCTGTTCTTAAAAAATACAATGTAGAAGTATTAAGGCCTAAACTACTTAAAGATTGTAACCAGATTTTTTCTAGAGATATTGCTTTTGTTATAGACGATGTTTTTTTTAGAGCCAATATATTACCAGACAGGGAAGAGGAGTATTTGGCTATACAACACATTGTAGATCAAATTAACCCAGAAAAGGTTGTAGAGCTTCCAGAGGAAGCACATATAGAAGGTGGTGATGTTATGCCATGGAACAATCATATTTTTATTGGTACTTATACAGCAGAAAATTACTCGCACCACATAACTGCCAGAACAAATAAGTTAGCAGTAGAACAGATTACTAAACTTTTTCCTAATAAAACAGTGAAATCTTTTGAGTTGCGCAAATCTACAAACGCAAAAGAAAATGCATTGCATTTAGATTGTTGTTTTCAACCATTAGGAAAAAATAAAGCAATACTTCATAAAAACGGTTTTTTAGTAGAAGAAGAATACCAATGGTTAGTTAACTTTTTTGGAAAAGAAAATATTTTTGAAATTACTAGTGATGAAATGTATCAAATGTTTAGTAATGTATTTTCTATATCAGAGGAAGTAATTGTATCAGAAAAAAACTTTACAAGATTAAATAATTGGTTAAGAGAGCAAGGATTTACGGTTGAAGAAATTCCGTATGCAGAAATATCTAAACAAGAAGGGTTATTGCGTTGCAGTACTTTACCACTTTTAAGAGAATAA
- the ctlX gene encoding citrulline utilization hydrolase CtlX: MQVTNTILMIRPVGFRKNEQTAVNNYFQEDLDIKNAEINAKAQEEFDAFVNALQAKGVNVVVVNDTKQPDTPDSIFPNNWISFHSNGTVGLYPMFAENRRNERREDILDILEEKGFNIDHTIDYTSAEEEKLYLEGTGSILLDRVNKKAYCALSVRADEDLFIEFCEDFEYTPVVFTANQTVNGKRLPIYHTNVMMCLAEDFSVICLDTIDDKKERKNVVKHLKEDGKEVIAITEKQMHSFAGNMLQVLGKDNKRYLVMSSAAYNSLTKAQISIIEKTSEIIHSSLETIETCGGGSARCMMAEVFLPKTN; this comes from the coding sequence ATGCAGGTTACAAATACAATTTTAATGATTAGACCAGTTGGTTTTCGTAAAAACGAACAAACAGCTGTAAATAATTATTTTCAAGAAGATCTTGACATTAAAAATGCAGAAATAAATGCAAAAGCTCAAGAAGAGTTTGATGCTTTTGTGAATGCTTTACAGGCAAAAGGAGTAAATGTTGTTGTTGTAAATGATACAAAGCAACCAGATACACCAGATTCTATTTTCCCTAACAATTGGATATCTTTTCATAGCAACGGTACTGTTGGTTTGTATCCTATGTTTGCAGAAAACAGAAGAAATGAACGTAGAGAAGATATTTTAGATATTTTAGAAGAAAAGGGATTTAATATAGACCACACTATAGATTACACTAGTGCAGAGGAAGAAAAGTTATATTTAGAAGGCACAGGTAGTATTTTATTAGATAGGGTAAATAAAAAAGCATACTGTGCTTTATCTGTAAGAGCAGATGAAGATTTATTTATAGAGTTTTGTGAAGATTTTGAGTATACACCAGTTGTTTTTACTGCAAACCAAACAGTAAATGGTAAACGCTTGCCTATTTACCATACCAATGTAATGATGTGCCTGGCAGAAGATTTTTCTGTAATTTGTTTAGATACTATAGACGATAAAAAAGAGCGTAAAAATGTAGTTAAACATTTAAAAGAAGATGGTAAAGAGGTAATTGCTATTACAGAAAAACAAATGCATTCCTTTGCAGGTAATATGCTTCAGGTTTTAGGTAAAGACAATAAACGTTATTTGGTAATGAGCTCTGCAGCATATAATAGCTTAACAAAAGCTCAAATTTCTATCATAGAAAAAACATCAGAAATTATACACAGTTCTTTAGAAACTATAGAAACTTGTGGTGGTGGTAGCGCAAGATGTATGATGGCAGAAGTATTTTTACCAAAAACAAACTAA
- the argS gene encoding arginine--tRNA ligase, with protein MNIQEVLTQKVKEAVLAIYKIELPTVEFQPTRKDFEGDITVVVFPILRFVKGNPAQIGEQIGVYLKDNVAEVENFNVVKGFLNIVISDAFYVNFFNGIKNTENYGFVTESEDAVMVEYSSPNTNKPLHLGHIRNNLLGYSVAEILKASGKKVYKTQIINDRGIHICKSMLAWKLFGNGETPESTGIKGDKLVGNYYVRFDKEYKAQIAELVAKGTDAKEAEKQAPILLEAQEMLRKWEAGDKEVVALWKTMNQWVYNGFEVTYKNLGVDFDTYYYESDTYLLGKDIVDEGLEKGVFYRKEDGSVWIDLSDEGLDEKIVLRADGTAVYMTQDIGTAIQRTKDYPDVNGMVYTVGNEQDYHFNVLFLILKKLGFSWAEQLYHLSYGMVDLPSGKMKSREGTVVDADDLMKDMTATAASISEELGKLDGYTDKEKEELYRIIGLGALKYYILKVDPKKRILFNPEESVEFQGNTGPFIQYTYARIQSILRKSDFDYTASVTTNDLHEKEKELLKQIQVFPSVVQNAAQNYSPALVANYTYDLVKEFNSFYQNVPILPEEDLQKKIFRVQLSKKVGEVIKSAFTLLGIEVPNRM; from the coding sequence ATGAATATCCAAGAAGTGTTAACGCAAAAGGTAAAAGAAGCAGTTTTAGCTATTTATAAAATAGAGCTGCCAACAGTAGAATTTCAGCCAACAAGAAAAGATTTTGAAGGCGATATAACTGTGGTTGTTTTTCCTATTTTGCGCTTTGTTAAAGGTAACCCTGCACAAATTGGAGAGCAAATAGGTGTGTATTTAAAAGATAATGTAGCCGAAGTAGAAAATTTTAATGTTGTTAAAGGTTTTTTAAATATTGTAATTAGCGATGCTTTTTATGTAAACTTTTTTAATGGTATTAAAAACACAGAAAATTATGGGTTTGTAACAGAATCTGAAGATGCTGTTATGGTAGAGTACTCTTCTCCTAATACTAATAAACCACTACATTTAGGACATATTAGAAACAATTTATTAGGTTACTCTGTTGCAGAGATTTTAAAAGCATCTGGTAAAAAAGTATATAAAACTCAAATTATTAACGATCGTGGTATACATATTTGTAAAAGTATGTTAGCCTGGAAACTTTTTGGTAACGGAGAAACTCCAGAAAGTACAGGTATTAAAGGCGATAAATTAGTTGGTAATTACTACGTTAGGTTTGATAAAGAGTATAAAGCACAAATAGCAGAATTAGTAGCTAAAGGTACAGATGCTAAAGAGGCAGAAAAACAAGCACCTATTTTATTAGAAGCACAAGAAATGCTACGTAAATGGGAAGCAGGTGATAAAGAAGTTGTTGCCTTGTGGAAAACAATGAACCAATGGGTTTATAATGGCTTTGAGGTAACGTATAAAAATTTAGGTGTAGATTTTGATACCTATTATTACGAGAGTGATACCTACCTTTTAGGAAAAGATATTGTAGATGAAGGTTTAGAAAAAGGTGTTTTTTACAGAAAAGAAGATGGTAGTGTTTGGATAGATTTGTCTGATGAAGGTTTAGATGAAAAAATTGTATTACGTGCCGATGGTACTGCGGTTTATATGACCCAAGATATAGGTACAGCCATACAACGTACAAAAGATTATCCAGATGTAAATGGTATGGTTTATACTGTTGGTAATGAGCAAGATTACCATTTTAACGTGCTATTTTTAATACTTAAAAAATTAGGTTTTTCATGGGCAGAACAATTGTACCATTTAAGTTATGGTATGGTAGATTTACCTAGCGGAAAAATGAAGAGCAGAGAAGGCACTGTTGTAGATGCAGATGATTTAATGAAAGATATGACAGCTACAGCAGCTAGTATTTCTGAAGAATTAGGTAAATTAGACGGGTATACAGATAAAGAAAAAGAAGAGCTTTATAGAATAATTGGTTTGGGAGCTTTAAAATATTACATACTAAAAGTAGACCCTAAAAAACGTATTTTATTTAACCCTGAAGAATCTGTGGAGTTCCAAGGTAACACAGGGCCGTTTATACAATATACATATGCCAGAATACAGTCTATCTTAAGAAAATCAGATTTTGATTATACGGCTTCTGTAACTACTAATGATTTACATGAAAAAGAAAAGGAGCTTTTAAAGCAAATACAAGTTTTTCCTTCTGTGGTACAAAATGCAGCTCAAAACTATAGTCCTGCTTTAGTAGCAAATTATACGTACGACTTGGTTAAGGAGTTTAACTCTTTTTACCAAAATGTGCCAATTTTGCCAGAAGAAGACTTGCAAAAGAAAATATTTAGAGTACAATTGTCTAAAAAAGTAGGAGAAGTAATTAAGTCTGCGTTTACTTTATTAGGCATAGAGGTTCCAAACCGCATGTAA
- a CDS encoding zinc-dependent peptidase — MGDDLGVSIFGITALLAILGYFIYILYYIADLYFFTPSKENVKLSAADEHLIIKNLPAYSLLSSKHKQKFKNRVSRFRANKTFIFSEQSSKDEEIKLLLSATAAFLMLGFKDYRISTIKKILIYPSAYFSTITKQNHLGEYNPQLKTLVFSAEHVLSGFENATDNLNLGVHEFAHALAFHFKKDLKYTAVKFRNGLAKMEKLLHDKEFLKRVESTQYFRPYATTNIHEFFAVALENYVETPSDFVATFPELYKIITRMLNFEEFSFHNKL, encoded by the coding sequence ATGGGTGATGATTTAGGGGTTAGTATTTTTGGTATTACTGCTTTACTAGCAATTTTAGGCTACTTTATTTATATTCTTTACTATATAGCAGATTTATACTTTTTTACTCCTTCTAAAGAGAATGTTAAGCTATCTGCAGCAGATGAACATTTAATAATTAAAAATTTACCTGCGTATTCTTTGTTGTCTTCTAAGCACAAACAAAAGTTTAAAAACAGAGTATCTAGATTTAGAGCTAATAAAACATTTATATTTTCAGAACAAAGTTCTAAGGATGAAGAAATAAAGCTGCTATTGTCTGCAACGGCAGCTTTTTTAATGTTAGGTTTTAAAGATTATAGAATATCTACAATAAAAAAAATACTTATTTACCCTTCTGCATACTTTTCTACAATTACAAAACAAAATCATTTAGGAGAGTATAATCCGCAATTAAAAACATTGGTTTTTTCTGCCGAACACGTATTAAGTGGTTTTGAAAATGCTACAGATAATCTAAATTTAGGAGTGCATGAGTTTGCACACGCATTAGCTTTTCACTTTAAAAAAGATTTAAAATACACAGCTGTTAAGTTTAGAAACGGATTAGCAAAAATGGAAAAATTGCTGCATGATAAGGAATTTTTAAAACGAGTAGAAAGTACTCAGTATTTTAGACCTTATGCAACTACAAATATTCATGAATTTTTTGCTGTTGCCTTGGAAAATTACGTAGAGACTCCATCAGATTTTGTAGCCACTTTTCCGGAGTTGTATAAAATAATTACGCGTATGCTTAACTTTGAAGAGTTTAGTTTTCATAACAAACTTTAA
- a CDS encoding TonB-dependent receptor, whose protein sequence is MLKNKYLKVIFYCFFFAISCVANAQESSSTLPLTTYLQQLEEQFNIRISFANKDTDTLTITPSTDNNLESILNYIAKKTSLTLTKLSQRYYAFSKENTISIHAKFLDNFEQNTINGATIEVLEQNIATVTDSTGYFTLNNIPKDAIIKVRFIGYKTMHFNATELNKNKPVNTFLLKQHYVQLKEVVISKFLTTGLRKSKDGSVILNTSDFGILPGLIEPDVLQTVQALPGIKSSNETVSDINVRGGTNDQNLVLWEDIKMYQSGHFFGLISAFNPYLTNSVTITKNGTSPQYGDGISSVIDMRTNNNVNDSFFGAGFNMISADAYTQVPITNKGALQFSARRSITDFLNSPTYNRYFDKTFQDSDIENNDRDTEITRREDFYFYDFTAKALYDITNKHKLRFSFIYMNNVLNYEETNANNESNFSNLDQKNTSFGGSLESKWTNKFSTKINAYRTSYNLNANEVANNQEQQLQQTNKVLENGLKVNTKYQLTDNIKLINGYQLIETGIINFTNVTQPPYKKNIKGVIRAHSIFSEIDYQTIKLKARAGARVNYIENINTFKRWIVEPRLNINYNVATNFNASLLGEFKSQTTNQIIDLEQNFLGVEKRRWILADEDELPITTSKQLSVGFNYEKNSIYIGIEGFYKNVKGISTLTQGFQNQDQFNGEIGKYNIKGIEFLINKKNNNYSTWLSYTYNLNNYVFKDITPNTFPNNLDIRHTITFAANYNYKNFKIGVGVNYNSGKPYTEPEEGNNALDLFSFPAKINYKDPNSSRLPNYVRADISALYNFKISKKYKATLGTSILNILNKENILNRYYRVTNDNEIETVESVSLGITPNASFRINF, encoded by the coding sequence ATGCTGAAAAATAAGTATTTAAAAGTTATTTTTTATTGCTTTTTTTTTGCCATTAGTTGTGTAGCTAATGCGCAAGAAAGCAGTAGTACGCTACCTTTAACAACTTACTTACAACAGTTAGAGGAGCAATTTAATATTAGAATATCTTTTGCTAATAAAGACACAGATACATTAACTATTACACCAAGCACAGATAATAACTTAGAAAGTATTTTAAATTATATAGCTAAAAAAACTTCCTTAACCTTAACTAAATTAAGTCAACGGTATTATGCTTTTTCTAAAGAGAATACCATAAGTATACACGCAAAATTTTTAGATAATTTTGAGCAAAACACTATAAATGGTGCTACCATAGAAGTTTTAGAACAAAATATTGCTACAGTTACAGACTCTACCGGGTACTTTACATTAAACAATATACCCAAAGATGCTATAATTAAAGTACGTTTTATTGGGTACAAGACTATGCATTTTAATGCTACAGAACTTAATAAAAATAAACCAGTAAATACCTTTTTACTTAAACAACATTATGTACAATTAAAAGAGGTAGTAATTTCTAAGTTTTTAACTACTGGTTTACGTAAATCTAAAGACGGTAGTGTAATTTTAAATACTTCAGATTTTGGAATATTACCTGGACTTATAGAGCCAGATGTACTACAAACAGTACAAGCATTACCCGGAATTAAAAGTAGCAATGAAACTGTATCTGATATTAATGTGCGTGGTGGTACTAACGACCAAAACCTTGTGCTTTGGGAAGACATAAAAATGTACCAGTCTGGGCATTTTTTTGGGTTAATATCTGCTTTTAACCCTTACCTAACCAATAGCGTAACAATAACTAAAAACGGCACCAGTCCGCAATATGGAGACGGTATTAGTAGTGTTATAGATATGCGAACCAACAACAATGTAAACGATTCTTTTTTTGGCGCAGGTTTTAACATGATTAGTGCAGACGCATACACACAAGTACCTATTACTAACAAAGGAGCTTTACAGTTTTCTGCCAGAAGATCTATAACAGATTTTTTAAACTCGCCAACCTACAACAGGTATTTTGATAAGACTTTTCAAGACAGTGATATAGAAAATAATGACCGAGATACAGAAATTACAAGAAGAGAAGATTTCTATTTTTATGATTTTACAGCAAAGGCCCTATATGATATCACTAACAAACATAAATTGCGCTTTAGCTTTATTTATATGAACAACGTTTTAAATTATGAAGAGACTAACGCAAATAACGAAAGTAACTTTAGCAATTTAGATCAAAAAAACACCTCTTTTGGTGGTAGCTTAGAAAGTAAGTGGACCAATAAATTTTCAACCAAAATAAATGCCTACCGCACCTCTTACAATTTAAATGCTAATGAAGTAGCAAACAATCAAGAGCAACAATTACAGCAAACTAATAAGGTTTTAGAAAACGGGTTAAAAGTAAATACTAAATACCAGCTAACAGATAATATAAAGCTAATAAATGGCTATCAACTTATAGAAACAGGTATTATTAATTTTACCAATGTAACACAACCTCCTTATAAAAAAAACATAAAAGGTGTAATTAGAGCTCACTCTATTTTTTCTGAAATTGACTACCAAACTATTAAGCTAAAAGCAAGAGCTGGGGCTCGTGTAAATTACATTGAAAATATTAATACTTTTAAACGTTGGATAGTAGAACCTCGTTTAAACATAAACTACAATGTTGCCACAAATTTTAACGCATCTCTGTTAGGAGAATTTAAAAGTCAGACCACCAACCAAATTATAGATTTAGAACAAAACTTTTTAGGTGTAGAGAAAAGAAGGTGGATTTTAGCTGATGAAGATGAGTTACCTATAACCACAAGTAAACAATTATCTGTTGGGTTTAATTATGAAAAAAATAGCATTTATATTGGTATTGAAGGCTTTTATAAAAATGTAAAAGGAATAAGTACACTTACACAGGGGTTCCAAAACCAAGATCAATTTAATGGCGAAATAGGAAAATACAACATTAAAGGCATTGAGTTTTTAATTAACAAAAAAAACAATAATTATAGTACCTGGTTAAGCTACACATACAACTTAAACAATTATGTTTTTAAAGATATTACACCAAATACATTTCCTAATAATTTAGACATTAGACACACTATTACTTTTGCCGCAAATTACAATTACAAAAATTTTAAAATTGGTGTTGGCGTAAATTACAACTCTGGAAAACCCTATACAGAACCAGAAGAAGGCAATAATGCGTTAGATTTATTTAGTTTTCCTGCAAAAATAAATTACAAAGATCCAAACAGTAGTAGATTGCCAAATTATGTTAGAGCAGACATATCTGCACTCTACAACTTTAAAATAAGCAAAAAATATAAAGCCACATTGGGCACATCTATACTAAACATATTAAACAAAGAAAATATATTAAATAGATATTACAGAGTTACTAATGACAACGAAATTGAAACTGTAGAAAGTGTATCATTAGGTATAACACCAAATGCAAGTTTTAGAATAAATTTTTAA